A portion of the Oncorhynchus gorbuscha isolate QuinsamMale2020 ecotype Even-year linkage group LG07, OgorEven_v1.0, whole genome shotgun sequence genome contains these proteins:
- the LOC124040298 gene encoding polycomb group RING finger protein 5-B-like, whose protein sequence is MATQRTPLVKDFNHFITCYLCRGYLIKPTTVTECLHTFCKSCIIQHFEDSNDCPKCGIQVHETNPLEMLRLDNTLEEIIFKLVPGLRDKEEQQEIDFWRKNKSKENGQGDCLGSRLGLSDDEDGDEYGQDYHRSDPQIAICLDCLHNNGHASDDTVKCLMKKFLRCSSRVTVGTIKKFLSLKLKLSSSCELDVLCNGEIMGKDHTLEFIYMTRWRLHGDNTYPMVLEYRPRIDFG, encoded by the exons ATGGCCACTCAGAGGACACCCCTGGTCAAAGACTTTAACCACTTCATTACCTGCTACCTGTGCAGAGGTTACCTGATCAAACCCACCACGGTCACTGAGTGCCTGCACACAt TTTGTAAGAGCTGTATCATCCAGCACTTTGAAGACAGTAATGACTGTCCCAAATGTGGCATTCAAGTCCATGAAACCAACCCTCTAGAGATGCTACG GTTGGACAATACTCTTGAGGAAATCATTTTCAAGCTTGTACCTGGATTACGAGACA AAGAGGAACAGCAGGAGATTGATTTCTGGAGGAAGAATAAATCCAAAGAAAATGGACAAG GAGACTGCCTTGGGTCTAGGCTTGGGCTCAGTGATGATGAGGATGGTGATGAATATGGTCAGGACTACCACAGGAGTGACCCCCAGATAGCCATCTGCCTGGACTGTCTCCACAACAATGGACATGCTTCAGACGACAcagtaaag TGTTTAATGAAGAAGTTCCTTCGCTGCTCGAGTCGAGTCACGGTGGGAACCATCAAGAAGTTTCTCAGTCTAAAGTTAAAGCTTTCAAGCTCTTGTGAG CTGGATGTGCTGTGTAATGGGGAGATCATGGGTAAGGACCACACTCTGGAGTTCATCTACATGACCCGCTGGAGGCTGCACGGTGACAAC